The Ruminococcaceae bacterium R-25 DNA segment CGAAGCTATCTTCACTTTCGATGCAGCTGAACGCATCATGGATATGGATCACATTCCTGCATGGTACTGGTTCGATCTTAAGGAAGAATCCGGTGATTCAAAGGAAAACAAGGAAGCAACCGACAAGGTCATTGACGAATGCAAAGACAAGTATGGCGAGCATATCGTAAACACGATGAATTTCTACGAGATCCTTGAAGGCAGCATGACTACATTCAAGAGTATCTCTGCAACGATGCTCATCGTTATGTGCACGATATCCGTAGTGGTCATTGCCTTGATATTGTTCCTTCTCATCAAGTCCCTCGTTTACCACAAGCGTAAGGACTACGGAATCTTAAAGGCTTTAGGCTACACATCAGGAAGCCTCATGCTCCAGACAGCATTAAGCTTCATGCCTGCGGTAATTGCATCTGTGATCGTCTTCTCAGTCGCATCCTACTATCTGGCAAATCCTTACATGTCTACATTCATGCACATGTTCGGACTGGTTAAGTGCAATTTTGATATCCCTGTTCCGGGCGTAGTAATAATCGCATCAGGACTTGCAATCGTATCTTTCTTCCTTGCTCTCCTGCAGACAAGAAGGATCAAGAAGATCGAAGCATACAACATGCTCGTAGCTGAATAAACGAATAACAGGGAATAGATTGAGTTTGTTGAAGGAGCCGTCCATAATGGGCGGCCCCTTAATTTTCGCTTGTGTTAGAATCATTAAAACCAAATGTTAATTTGCGTTGCTTGTGTCCGGCGCGCCATAAAGCTATAACCGGAGCATAAGCAATGGAGGTTTTGCAATATGCTTAGCGACAACATAAAGAACTTAAGAAAACAGAAAGGCTATACGCAGGAGACCCTTGCGCAGGCTTTAAATATCGTCAGACAGACTGTATCAAAATGGGAGAAGGGATATTCGGTACCTGACGCCGATATGCTCGAGAAACTGTCGGAGGTTTTGGAAGTACCGGTAAGCGATCTCCTTGGCAAGCCCTCAGAAGCTGCTGAGCAAGCCTCAGAGCTCGAGAAGATCTCGGCGCAGCTTGCAATACTTAATGAGCAGATGGCGCGCGAGATGGCCAGACGTAAGCGCAACCGTAAGATCAAGATAATTATTGCCTCAGTCATCTTTGGTCTGCTTTTTATCTTTGTTGCTTCTATTCTGATAACGCATCCTGTCTCCAGCAGTATTATGTCAGGCGATGCATCCAACGTCAGAGTATTAGAACGCCAGTCTTCTTTATATTCACAGGAAGAAATAGAAAGTGCGATCGAAGTTATCAAGCGTGATTTCGAGAATGACTGGAACGGATGCACTCTTAATACCATTTACTATGCAGGCGATGAAGTCTGTGCTGATGAGACGCGCGAAAGAGGTGTTAAGACCATAGTGCTGATGTCGGATTTTACTACCGGCAATTATGATTTCGGCAGTCTTAATTCAAATTACACATATACTAACTGGAACTGGATCCTGATCGAGAATGAGCACGGCCGCTGGGAACATATCGACCACGGTTATGGCTGATAGTACTCGTTTACAAGACTCCTGTAACCTAATACTTTCAAGTCTTCGTATCTTACGTTGAAGCGCGCCTTTGTGTGCTTTCCGCTTATCAGGAATCTAAGAAGATCCTGCGCGTAAAGATCTATCTCGTGGAGGCTTCTCGTAGTCGTGATAACAGGGAAGAACCACAGGCTCCATGTAAGGTCAGAATCTTCATTTACTTCAAGAAGTTTATGGTTGAAAATGCGGATGAAAGCGGACGCAGCCTTTGTTCCATCCAAGCCCTCTCTGTGATACCAGCGGTCAAGTGCTCTGGCTTTCCTTCTCATCTTCTGCTTGAGCTTTATGACCGATGCCGGCGCGATATCGATATCGCCGTTCTTGACCTGGACGCCCAGGAATGTGAATCCGTCTTCAGGCGTGGCTGTGACTTCCTTAGCAGGATTGACCGTGAGGCCCTTGCTTTTCAGGTGTTCCAGGATGGTGTCCTTATATGTTTGTAATTCTTCTTCAGTGTTCGCGAAAACAATGATGTCATCCAAATATCTTGCATATAAAACGCCCAGTTCTTTGAAGTGTTCATCGAGTTCTTTCAGGTAGAGATTTGCATAGAATGAAGCAATCGGCGTGCCTGCCATAATGCCTTTCTGCTCGGTGATCATGACTTCTCCGGATTTGACTCTTTCTTCCTTTAAGAGAGCCTTCATGAAGGCGAGAAGCTTATCATCATCGGTGACCGTTTTATCTAAAGCATCGCACATCTTATCGACCGGGATCGAATTGAAATAATCGCTTACATCGATCTTATATGAATACATGTTCCTGATGTTTTTGGTGTGGAAGATAGCCATGATCGCATCCTTTGCACACACGCCCGGACGGAATGAATAAAGGCTGCTGGTGTAGATGTGATCGTATTTTCGAAGCGTCAGATAAGTCAGTAGCTTTAAGAGCATGTTGAAGTTATAAGGATACTTATAGACGGTGCGCTTTTTTCGCGAACTCATCTTGCTGATTATCGACTTGGCGGGGATGGGGAGATCTGTAAGCGTTCTGACCTGTTGTTCATATTCCATGTAAGCTTCGCTGTCGATGAATTCGCGGAGCTCTTTCTTGAAGCGCTTAGAACATCTAAGCCCGTCCTTATATTCATAGAATCTTTCCCAGCTGCTCTTGTCGAAGAGCTTGTCGATCAGTGACACAAAAATACCCTCGTTCTCCATTCTCTGTGGGTAAATTGTACCACTTGGAGAGGATCGACGCCTATTTTGGGTATAGTTGTACCACTTGGGAGTGTTCGACTATCGCATAGTGCCTTAAAAAAGGCCAATAATTATATAAAATGGCGTTTTTATATAATTATTGCTCTAAAAAAAGGTCCCATGCGATAGTAACGAGGAATAAGACGCTTTAAAAGGAGCTCATGAAATAGTGAAAAATGAGACTAGTCTCAATTACACCCTAAAAGTCTCAACTTGCTCCAAATCTATATCATTACAGTGCCCACGATTCTATAATTTTCAAAAATAATCGGAGGTTGCTTAATATGGCTAAAGCAGTTCGAAATGTATTAAGAGATCGATACGATTTAATAACTAAAACAATAGAAAATATAGAGAAGAAATTGAAGGCATTACCTGCTGGCTGGATTAATATCAGACATCAAAATGGGAAAGCCTATTATTACTATGCCAATGCAAAGTCTAAAGAAAGGTTTCTAACTATAAAAGATAAAGAACTCATTAAGCAACTTCTGCAGAAGCGCTATCTTAAAGAAGTTTTAAAAGCTGCTAAAAACGAGTTGTTGGCGCTCTCGAAAATGTTGAACATCTATCCGGCAGATCTGCCGGAAGAGATGTTCGAGAAACTGCCTGAGGAACTTAGGTCGGGTGTTGAGCCGATCATTCTTGGCAACGAGCAGGATGCGCGTGAATGGATGGAGGAACCATATGTTGGGAAGCCGTTTAAGGATGATGCTCCGGTGTATATGACGAT contains these protein-coding regions:
- a CDS encoding helix-turn-helix protein; its protein translation is MLSDNIKNLRKQKGYTQETLAQALNIVRQTVSKWEKGYSVPDADMLEKLSEVLEVPVSDLLGKPSEAAEQASELEKISAQLAILNEQMAREMARRKRNRKIKIIIASVIFGLLFIFVASILITHPVSSSIMSGDASNVRVLERQSSLYSQEEIESAIEVIKRDFENDWNGCTLNTIYYAGDEVCADETRERGVKTIVLMSDFTTGNYDFGSLNSNYTYTNWNWILIENEHGRWEHIDHGYG
- a CDS encoding reverse transcriptase (RNA-dependent DNA polymerase), which encodes MSLIDKLFDKSSWERFYEYKDGLRCSKRFKKELREFIDSEAYMEYEQQVRTLTDLPIPAKSIISKMSSRKKRTVYKYPYNFNMLLKLLTYLTLRKYDHIYTSSLYSFRPGVCAKDAIMAIFHTKNIRNMYSYKIDVSDYFNSIPVDKMCDALDKTVTDDDKLLAFMKALLKEERVKSGEVMITEQKGIMAGTPIASFYANLYLKELDEHFKELGVLYARYLDDIIVFANTEEELQTYKDTILEHLKSKGLTVNPAKEVTATPEDGFTFLGVQVKNGDIDIAPASVIKLKQKMRRKARALDRWYHREGLDGTKAASAFIRIFNHKLLEVNEDSDLTWSLWFFPVITTTRSLHEIDLYAQDLLRFLISGKHTKARFNVRYEDLKVLGYRSLVNEYYQP